The proteins below are encoded in one region of Chitinophagaceae bacterium:
- a CDS encoding Rpn family recombination-promoting nuclease/putative transposase, which yields MIFVDITNDVAFRKIFGCEQSPEILLSFLNAVLDLPKGKKIIHIDFKNPYQFPQIHKKKQSILDVKVVDENKKNYIVEMQVEEPDGFENRVQYYTNKDFVSQIKKGDQYVLLNPVLFIGVIKFNFFKNTDYITRHILLDTKIHTHELKGTEYNFVELMKFHKTEKECLTITEQWVFFLKNSETLKDIPKNITDKGLLSAYDMACKFKWNEKELEEYDYASMREQDERGKINRVNNKLIAAEKQAE from the coding sequence ATGATATTTGTAGATATAACAAATGATGTAGCTTTTAGAAAAATTTTTGGGTGTGAACAAAGCCCCGAAATATTACTTTCTTTTCTGAATGCTGTATTAGACCTTCCCAAAGGCAAAAAAATTATTCATATTGATTTTAAAAACCCATATCAATTCCCACAAATACATAAAAAAAAACAATCCATCTTGGATGTAAAAGTAGTAGATGAGAATAAAAAAAATTATATAGTAGAAATGCAAGTAGAAGAACCCGATGGATTTGAAAACCGTGTCCAGTATTATACCAACAAGGATTTTGTGAGTCAAATTAAAAAAGGAGACCAATATGTCCTTCTTAATCCTGTTCTTTTTATAGGAGTTATTAAATTTAATTTTTTTAAGAATACTGACTACATTACCCGACATATCTTGTTAGACACAAAAATACACACACACGAACTGAAAGGAACAGAATATAATTTTGTAGAATTAATGAAATTTCATAAAACAGAAAAAGAATGTCTCACTATTACAGAACAATGGGTTTTTTTCTTAAAAAATTCAGAAACCTTAAAAGATATTCCAAAAAATATTACCGACAAAGGTTTATTATCAGCTTATGATATGGCATGTAAATTTAAATGGAATGAAAAAGAATTAGAAGAATACGATTATGCAAGTATGAGAGAACAAGACGAAAGAGGAAAAATAAATAGAGTAAATAATAAACTTATTGCTGCTGAAAAACAAGCAGAA